The nucleotide window CTAAACCTATGAGCTGTTCTACATCAAAGAGATTGGGCTTAAGAGGGGAGGAGAACACAGGTTGAGCATAGATAAAATGTGAGAGGCCGATACCAAGGTAGCAACACAATGATAGGGCTTGAGTGGCCGATACCAAGTCAGCAACATAGAGGAAGATATAGGGGCTGTGCAAAGGGAACATCAGCTGTGTAGCATGGTAGAGAAGGTTCGGTAAGCGTTGACGAGGCTCACGGAGGAAAGAGAGACGGCTCGATGAGCGATGACAGGCAGCATCAACAAATAAGGAGAAAGTATGGAAACCACGATAGAGAAACCATCAGAAATACATGAGAGAAAGAACCTACAATTGCAGACCAGGATAAGGCTAAGCGAGCGTTGACAAGGCTCGCGGAGGTGAGAGAGACAGCGCGATGGAGACAAAGAAGTGGAGAGATATTTCAAGTGGAGAAACCAACGATAGAGAGGTGTGGTCTctaaaggaaaggaaaagtttGTTGCTCGGTTTCAACAGAGAGAAGTGGCCCAACATTGATGGATAACAAGGGGCTAGAGAGCCAAAAGAGGGATAGGTAGCGGCTGTGTAAGAGAACAACAACGGCATGATAGCATAACATGAGAGAGATAAAAGCCGGTGAAGAGAAGACTCAGTGAGCGGTGACGAGGCTCGCGGAGGAAACATAAATCTGGTCATCATGGCCAAGGGAGATAAATGGACCTGCTGTGGGTTGCCACGAGAGAGCTCGATGGAGGAGACGGATAACAGGCTAACAGAAGAAAGGGTTGTAGTGGTAGGTGCGGCTACAGCGAAggtggaaagaaaaaacatattcatctttgagaagaagagaggaaaaagcACTATACATACAAATACCCTTATGGGTGAGGAGTGAGAAGCGCCAATGACTCTCAATGTTGGCAACTGGAGGATCGCTAGTTGGCGTTAACCattagctctgataccatataTAGAAATTGATTTTCCCTTAGACATTCATATGATCATTATACAAAGTATATATACAAGTCTGTAGAGAACAATCTACAGTTACAGCAAGTCATTattataaacataaatatggAGTTATGACCTAATAACAACTTAACTGACAACTGACCATTTCCTACCATTAATATGATTGACTGTTGTAACTGAAATACAATTGTAACTCCCTAATACATTACCTGAAGGCTGAAGGGGGGAAACCAATAGAACAGTATTTCAAAACACAGAATATTTCATAACAGATTGATGCCTAGTGACGTATAAGGCGAACAGGAAGCCCTTTCTCTGGGGTAGGCATCATGTCGCCAGTTATCTTTTCCTTTGGGAACAACACTTCCCATTTGAACCTCATCACCACATTGTGAACAAAAGTGAGAATTGCAATCCTTGCATACTCTTTGCCAGGGCACATTCTTGGTCCTCCTCCAAATGGAACAAATGTGAAAGCTGGGAATGTACTTAAGTCGTCATATCTTGAGGGGTCAAATTTTTCTGGGTTGGGAAAGTACTCTGGGTTCATGTTTGTTGTACTAACAGTCCAATATACCTGCAAACAAATGGAAGTAAAAAACTTTAGTTCTAAGcaaagaaattattatttgaCAGATGTGCAAAATAAATTTCACTCTTCAAAACTGTAAAAATGTATTATATGAGTGTGACATATACACCTTCCAGCCCTTTGGGATGGTGTAACCAGCATAGGTAAAATCAGTCAAGGCCTCTCTGAATGTTCCCTGAAGTGGTGGTGTGAATCTCATCACCTCATACATTACATTCCATGAGTATTTCATCTTGTTGATGTCTTCCCACTCCAAAAATTCCCCAGGCTTCTTTGAGTATGCAATCTCTTTATGTTCTAGTTTTTCCAAGACAAATCACATTTTAGcacaaacaagaaataaaCGAAGTTCCAATGAAGtattgaaaattaatttagggAGGTGAAGTTGAGGTGATTAATTACCAGCTAGGACTTTGGCATAAATGTCGGGCCTCTCTCCAACATGTTTCATGAAGAAAGTCATGGCAGTAGCCACAGTGCTGTATCCTGCTGTGAGCAAACCCATGATCTTGTCAGCAATCTCAGCCTCAGGCATGTGTTTGCCAGTTTGGTCAGTAGCCTCAAGCATATGTGATAATACGTTATGCATGGAAGCTCCTGATGCCATTGCAGCCTTCTTCTCTGGAATCACAGTCTTCAACTCCCTTCTAAGTGCATCGGCTGCTTTGGTTGCTTTGTAGAATGTTGTTCCTGGGAAATTCAGAATAAGTGAATGCATCCCAAGAGTCACATCATCGAAATAGCTAACAAACCTTGCAATTCTTCCTGGCTCATCTATGCCCAAGAAGAATCTGCAGGCAAGGCCTAGAGTGAGGGTCTTGGCCAGAGGGTACACCTTGACCTCATCTTTGCCTTCCCAATAGGCCTTCATCTGTTCTTGGGTGATAGAGTCCATTATCCCCAAGTACCTTACCAATGCTTCCGGCTTCAAAAACCCCGGTGACCTCAACACTTTGGCTTCTTCGTCATGAGCAGGTTGTGCTGCTGGAGCCTTATACGAACGAAACATCTTTTGCATTGAATGTGGTCGAAAAGCTGTGCAATACTTCTGCTCATTAGAAAACAGAAATTTGTGTCCATTAGGACCACAAATAACAGCAGTTTTCTCTCCAAGAATCTTGGTCTTGAAGATTTCAGGGGAGTACCTCCTCATCCTCTTGGACACAAAGATTTCTGGCTTCCCAAACAGAAACTCCAGAGTTTCACCCACAATAGGCCAACCCATGCTCCCCGGTGGAAGGTTTTTGCCATCATCTGATTTCCCTTTGACTGCAAAGATGGTTAGAGCTAAAAAAGCAGCACCTAGAGATAGGGTAAGGTAAAGGGTCTCCATGGTTGTTGCTGATCAATTATCAAACTATAAGCTGAGATTGATTGAGAC belongs to Prunus persica cultivar Lovell chromosome G4, Prunus_persica_NCBIv2, whole genome shotgun sequence and includes:
- the LOC18780695 gene encoding beta-amyrin 28-oxidase, translating into METLYLTLSLGAAFLALTIFAVKGKSDDGKNLPPGSMGWPIVGETLEFLFGKPEIFVSKRMRRYSPEIFKTKILGEKTAVICGPNGHKFLFSNEQKYCTAFRPHSMQKMFRSYKAPAAQPAHDEEAKVLRSPGFLKPEALVRYLGIMDSITQEQMKAYWEGKDEVKVYPLAKTLTLGLACRFFLGIDEPGRIARFVSYFDDVTLGMHSLILNFPGTTFYKATKAADALRRELKTVIPEKKAAMASGASMHNVLSHMLEATDQTGKHMPEAEIADKIMGLLTAGYSTVATAMTFFMKHVGERPDIYAKVLAEHKEIAYSKKPGEFLEWEDINKMKYSWNVMYEVMRFTPPLQGTFREALTDFTYAGYTIPKGWKVYWTVSTTNMNPEYFPNPEKFDPSRYDDLSTFPAFTFVPFGGGPRMCPGKEYARIAILTFVHNVVMRFKWEVLFPKEKITGDMMPTPEKGLPVRLIRH